Proteins encoded by one window of Propionispora hippei DSM 15287:
- the deoC gene encoding deoxyribose-phosphate aldolase, giving the protein MKPEKKACEMSVRELAAYIDQSVLKPEFTQEEIKKYIQEGIDFGCKTVCVNPASLDIAAELTKGTETKICVVCDFPFGLSTTASKVIQAEQYCKRGDIFELDIVANYGWIRSGLWKEVEEDIKAVCDVCHKYSTEVKVIFETDALTMEQIKKATEAAIAAGADFVKTSTGFYTGGKSDGATVEIIQAMLEVAQGRCKIKGSGGIRDQEHFFKLIDMGIDRMGVGYRSTPVVLGVSAKDAANKDTY; this is encoded by the coding sequence ATGAAACCAGAAAAAAAGGCGTGTGAAATGTCGGTAAGGGAACTTGCAGCTTATATTGACCAATCAGTTTTAAAACCGGAGTTTACGCAGGAAGAGATTAAAAAATATATTCAGGAAGGCATAGATTTTGGCTGCAAAACGGTCTGTGTTAATCCGGCATCTTTAGATATTGCCGCAGAATTGACGAAGGGCACGGAGACTAAAATTTGTGTCGTATGCGACTTCCCGTTTGGATTGTCCACCACAGCTTCCAAAGTAATACAGGCAGAACAATATTGCAAACGGGGCGATATCTTTGAACTTGATATCGTAGCCAACTATGGCTGGATTCGCAGTGGACTATGGAAAGAAGTAGAAGAAGATATTAAGGCTGTCTGTGACGTATGCCATAAATACAGCACGGAAGTGAAGGTAATCTTTGAAACCGATGCGTTGACTATGGAACAGATTAAGAAGGCTACCGAAGCGGCCATTGCCGCAGGTGCCGATTTTGTGAAGACTTCAACCGGGTTTTATACGGGTGGCAAAAGTGATGGCGCTACGGTAGAGATCATTCAGGCGATGCTGGAGGTGGCTCAGGGACGCTGCAAAATTAAAGGGTCCGGTGGGATTCGTGATCAAGAGCACTTCTTTAAGCTTATTGATATGGGAATTGACCGCATGGGCGTTGGTTATCGTTCGACACCGGTCGTTCTGGGAGTTAGCGCAAAAGATGCAGCCAATAAAGACACGTATTGA
- a CDS encoding LCP family protein yields the protein MSSNDKPRRRRMRPTKLFWGLLFLLITLPLTTLAYLYWGSDSSGVSGQVGMSKKSIEHLANRKINILVLGIDERKNDIGRSNVTCVMTVDTGTKDVSMLWIPRDSRVAIPGHEWNKIGHAYSYGGHQLAEQTVANLLGIPIDYYLAVNMDGFKKVIDALGGVDINVDKRMYYYDPYDEGEVDNDGLIDLKPGLQHMNGNTALQYVRFRHDEMGDIGRIERQQKFAKALLEDIISPSIFTKLPGAVKEASRAFQTDIPLSDMLSLVSIAKDAYKNGLKTEMVSGKPVYIDNLSYWLPDILNMRKQVAAIQGVTIDTDYLQNANMLEKNYEKSIAKLKVEDAP from the coding sequence ATGTCGTCAAATGATAAACCAAGAAGAAGGCGGATGCGTCCGACCAAACTTTTCTGGGGATTGCTTTTTTTATTGATTACCTTACCGCTGACAACCCTGGCATATTTATATTGGGGAAGCGATTCTTCCGGTGTTTCCGGTCAGGTGGGCATGAGTAAAAAATCAATAGAGCATTTAGCAAACCGCAAAATTAATATTCTGGTATTAGGTATTGACGAACGGAAAAATGATATTGGCCGTTCAAATGTTACTTGTGTCATGACAGTGGATACAGGTACTAAAGACGTTTCTATGTTGTGGATACCCAGAGATAGCCGTGTTGCTATTCCCGGCCATGAATGGAATAAAATCGGACACGCCTATTCTTATGGGGGGCATCAACTAGCGGAGCAAACAGTGGCCAACCTTCTGGGAATTCCCATTGACTACTATCTGGCCGTTAATATGGATGGATTTAAAAAGGTCATTGATGCATTGGGCGGAGTGGATATCAATGTGGACAAGCGTATGTACTATTACGATCCCTATGATGAAGGGGAAGTGGATAACGATGGCTTGATTGATCTTAAGCCGGGGTTGCAGCATATGAATGGAAATACAGCATTGCAGTACGTGCGGTTTCGCCATGATGAAATGGGGGATATCGGACGGATTGAACGGCAGCAAAAGTTTGCCAAGGCATTGTTGGAGGATATCATTAGCCCTTCTATTTTTACAAAGCTTCCCGGTGCGGTTAAAGAAGCGAGCCGGGCTTTTCAAACCGATATACCGTTAAGTGATATGCTAAGCCTGGTTTCCATAGCGAAAGATGCCTATAAAAACGGTTTGAAAACAGAAATGGTTTCGGGCAAACCGGTATACATAGATAATCTTAGCTATTGGCTGCCCGATATTTTGAATATGCGTAAACAAGTGGCAGCAATACAAGGAGTAACAATAGATACGGATTATCTGCAAAATGCCAATATGCTTGAAAAAAACTATGAGAAATCTATTGCAAAACTTAAAGTGGAGGATGCTCCCTGA
- a CDS encoding sugar-binding transcriptional regulator, which yields MSNEEFKLLVRVTKKYYLLDMKQDEIAQTEKISKSTVSRLLNKAKELGYVKINLDFPTLVMEELEKELKDVFNLKHIYIAESYSRDERLILSSVSDGLSRYLNTIISDGDLIGVSWGETMTYMSENLKLSPKKGVRIVQLNGGVARKNISTLSEKILINFAENYNAVGYFLNVPSFVDNAEIANTIMQDSKIKEVLDLAEEADTVIFGIGYINKNSILVRAGYFSEKDYENLRAEGFVGDICSRYIKEDGSHATGELYNRVVGINLESIMKKKNSIGVVIGPEKAKATLAALKGGYVNSLFTDEATAKEIVSLYKRE from the coding sequence ATGTCGAATGAAGAGTTTAAATTATTGGTAAGAGTTACTAAGAAGTACTACCTTCTGGATATGAAACAGGATGAAATTGCCCAAACCGAAAAAATTTCTAAATCAACTGTTTCCAGACTTCTCAATAAAGCTAAGGAACTGGGCTATGTAAAAATAAATCTCGATTTTCCGACATTGGTAATGGAAGAACTGGAAAAAGAGCTGAAAGATGTTTTTAATTTAAAGCATATTTATATAGCAGAGTCATATTCCAGAGATGAGCGCCTGATCTTGTCCAGTGTGTCGGACGGGTTATCCAGATATTTGAATACCATTATCTCCGACGGTGATCTTATCGGTGTGTCCTGGGGAGAAACGATGACTTATATGTCGGAAAACCTAAAGCTCTCTCCCAAAAAGGGCGTCAGGATTGTTCAATTGAACGGTGGCGTGGCCCGTAAGAATATATCGACATTGAGTGAAAAGATTTTAATCAATTTTGCCGAAAATTATAATGCCGTGGGATATTTCTTAAATGTTCCTTCTTTTGTGGATAATGCAGAGATTGCCAATACAATTATGCAGGATTCCAAAATTAAAGAGGTGTTGGATTTAGCCGAAGAAGCAGACACTGTTATTTTTGGGATTGGCTATATAAACAAAAACTCTATTCTGGTTAGGGCTGGATATTTTTCTGAAAAGGATTATGAGAATCTTCGGGCAGAAGGGTTTGTCGGGGATATTTGTTCCAGGTATATAAAGGAAGACGGCTCACATGCCACGGGAGAACTATATAATAGGGTTGTTGGAATCAATTTGGAATCGATCATGAAAAAGAAAAATAGTATTGGGGTAGTTATTGGGCCTGAAAAGGCCAAAGCCACACTGGCTGCGCTAAAAGGTGGTTACGTAAATTCACTATTTACAGATGAGGCCACTGCAAAAGAAATCGTTAGTTTATATAAAAGAGAATAA
- a CDS encoding DeoR/GlpR family DNA-binding transcription regulator, producing MFQEERIYEIVNMLKDRRVLSNQEIMQAFQISRDTARRDIVKLVNEGLAIRTHGGIALPVIQDEVKGYKKRLAINSEAKIRLGKYALKYISPGQICFFDVSTTIQALCQYLDENVLAFTHSLDNMEALSGKQGEVHLLGGKLEPKDRYLYGSKTILEIEDIRFDIAFLGAAAITADGIYVVDYEDACIKRKVAERAAFVCVVADGAKFNKASSFKVISFGKVDLLLTTQEPPLAVKESMKYAGTSVKVV from the coding sequence ATGTTTCAAGAAGAACGTATATATGAAATAGTAAATATGTTAAAAGACAGAAGAGTGCTGTCCAACCAGGAAATCATGCAGGCATTTCAAATATCCCGGGACACGGCCAGACGGGATATTGTCAAATTGGTGAATGAGGGCTTGGCTATACGAACCCATGGTGGCATTGCGCTGCCTGTCATTCAAGATGAAGTAAAGGGTTATAAAAAACGGCTTGCCATCAATTCCGAAGCTAAAATACGTTTGGGAAAATATGCACTGAAGTATATTTCCCCGGGGCAAATATGTTTTTTTGATGTATCTACCACGATTCAGGCTTTGTGCCAGTACCTGGACGAAAATGTGCTGGCTTTTACCCATTCGTTGGATAATATGGAAGCATTGTCCGGGAAGCAGGGTGAGGTTCATCTTCTGGGTGGTAAGCTAGAGCCTAAAGATCGCTATTTGTATGGCAGTAAAACAATCCTGGAAATTGAGGATATCCGTTTTGATATTGCCTTTTTAGGGGCGGCTGCAATAACTGCGGACGGTATTTATGTAGTGGATTATGAAGATGCCTGTATCAAGCGGAAAGTAGCCGAACGGGCCGCTTTTGTTTGTGTTGTGGCCGACGGTGCCAAGTTTAATAAAGCGAGCAGCTTTAAAGTGATTTCTTTTGGAAAAGTAGATCTACTCCTTACTACCCAGGAGCCTCCTTTGGCGGTTAAAGAGAGTATGAAATATGCGGGCACAAGTGTGAAAGTAGTATAA
- a CDS encoding glycyl-radical enzyme activating protein, with translation MPLSPVRKIPGPDMSAKGLISTIQKYSTKDGPGIRSTVFCVGCNLRCKWCSNPELMEPGIKYMHFENRCIHCGACVSIASNQSIRFAEVGCEIDRARCTNLDECMDICPREAFEKVGYEITSEELAGKLLRDKVFYDQSAGGVTFSGGEPALQGDFVLEAANLLRQQGVHVALDTAGCLPWGELKKVVEAVDLVLYDIKAFDRKIHKACTGAGNEMILANAQNIARMNKELIIRLVIVPGWNDQFTDIKKRLCFIKELGKEVIRVDILGYHALGAGKYRRLGLKYPIKTGLECAETLLEATRQLAVELNLNVHLE, from the coding sequence ATGCCATTATCGCCCGTACGGAAAATACCTGGTCCTGATATGAGTGCCAAAGGATTAATCTCAACGATTCAAAAATACTCTACTAAGGATGGTCCGGGAATTCGCAGTACCGTATTTTGTGTAGGCTGTAATTTGCGTTGTAAATGGTGTTCCAATCCGGAACTTATGGAACCGGGGATAAAGTATATGCATTTTGAAAACCGTTGTATTCATTGTGGCGCCTGTGTAAGCATTGCCAGCAATCAATCGATCAGGTTTGCGGAAGTAGGTTGTGAAATTGACCGGGCGCGCTGTACTAATCTGGATGAATGTATGGATATCTGTCCCCGGGAAGCTTTTGAAAAAGTCGGGTATGAAATAACCAGCGAAGAACTGGCCGGGAAATTGCTCAGAGATAAAGTGTTTTATGACCAATCTGCCGGCGGCGTTACCTTTTCGGGCGGTGAACCGGCCCTGCAGGGGGATTTTGTCCTAGAAGCTGCAAACCTATTGCGGCAGCAGGGCGTCCATGTGGCATTGGATACGGCAGGCTGTTTACCCTGGGGCGAGTTGAAAAAAGTGGTGGAAGCTGTCGATCTGGTTCTGTATGACATCAAGGCTTTTGACCGGAAGATTCACAAAGCCTGTACGGGAGCAGGAAATGAAATGATTTTAGCTAATGCACAGAATATTGCCCGAATGAATAAAGAACTGATCATTCGCCTGGTCATTGTGCCGGGATGGAATGATCAGTTCACCGATATAAAAAAGCGGTTGTGCTTTATTAAAGAGCTGGGAAAAGAGGTGATACGAGTTGATATATTGGGGTATCACGCTCTGGGGGCTGGAAAGTACCGGCGGCTTGGCTTGAAATATCCGATAAAAACCGGTCTGGAATGTGCTGAAACACTCTTGGAAGCAACCAGGCAATTGGCCGTGGAACTGAATTTGAATGTTCATTTGGAATAA
- a CDS encoding FGGY-family carbohydrate kinase has product MVNQGHLFLGADFGTQGVRVGLADEKGSILEAKEIKYPIHYPKPGQAIQNSVDWWRGFEEALGAVLGNITPTQKKAIRAISICATSSTIVPVDQEGNALDDAIMWMDIRAKEQAKRINEINHEVLKYCGEAVSPEWLIPKLLWLKENKREIYDKASLIVEQIDLINYKLTDIWAASKVNAVCKWNYIEGIGFDDDYMEKIGLDDYKNKMIVNIVPMGKCVGYLKQELVQRYDLPDIPVIQGGIDAHIGMIGMGVVGPGKMAANMGTSFVQLIFTDQDVPVKGIWGPYKGAMVEGLTLLEAGQISAGSIIKWYQNIFNLNSPEAYKIMQEEVENVPIGADGLRALDFFQGNRTPYKDSYATGVITGLTLNHDRAHFHRAIMEAVSFGFKNIVKNFEDSGVPITKVIGTGGVTHDRTWMQILSDVTGKEFTINENTNYGTILGCTMLSAVGSGVYDSLFEAAANMVHEKETIQPNLENTKKYEKPFEEYLHLYQALKTV; this is encoded by the coding sequence ATGGTAAATCAGGGGCATTTATTCTTGGGGGCTGATTTTGGTACGCAGGGAGTGCGGGTTGGTTTGGCGGATGAGAAAGGCAGTATTTTGGAGGCTAAAGAAATAAAATATCCCATTCACTATCCCAAGCCGGGCCAGGCCATACAAAACAGCGTGGACTGGTGGCGGGGATTTGAGGAGGCCTTGGGGGCGGTACTGGGAAATATCACTCCAACGCAAAAAAAGGCAATCCGGGCAATCTCCATTTGTGCTACTTCCTCGACGATTGTTCCGGTTGATCAGGAGGGAAACGCGCTTGATGATGCTATTATGTGGATGGACATTCGTGCGAAGGAACAAGCCAAAAGAATAAATGAAATCAATCATGAGGTATTAAAGTATTGTGGTGAAGCGGTGTCCCCTGAATGGCTGATTCCCAAGCTACTGTGGCTAAAAGAAAATAAACGGGAGATTTATGATAAAGCCAGCCTGATTGTGGAGCAGATAGATTTAATTAACTATAAGCTAACCGATATCTGGGCGGCAAGTAAGGTCAATGCGGTATGCAAGTGGAACTATATTGAAGGTATTGGTTTCGATGATGACTACATGGAAAAAATCGGACTGGATGACTATAAGAATAAAATGATTGTTAACATTGTTCCCATGGGGAAATGTGTGGGTTATTTGAAGCAGGAGCTTGTGCAGAGATATGACCTGCCCGATATTCCTGTTATTCAGGGTGGAATTGATGCACATATTGGTATGATTGGCATGGGGGTCGTTGGTCCCGGCAAAATGGCGGCAAACATGGGGACAAGTTTTGTTCAGCTCATATTTACTGATCAGGACGTTCCGGTTAAGGGGATATGGGGTCCCTATAAAGGGGCGATGGTCGAAGGGTTGACTTTATTGGAAGCGGGTCAAATTTCGGCTGGGTCCATTATCAAATGGTATCAGAATATTTTTAATTTAAATAGCCCGGAAGCCTATAAAATTATGCAGGAAGAAGTAGAGAATGTACCCATTGGTGCCGACGGTCTACGGGCACTGGACTTTTTTCAGGGAAATCGCACTCCATATAAAGACAGCTATGCTACAGGAGTTATTACCGGTCTTACCTTAAATCACGACAGGGCGCATTTTCACCGGGCTATTATGGAAGCCGTATCGTTTGGTTTTAAAAATATAGTGAAAAATTTTGAAGACAGTGGTGTGCCTATTACCAAAGTGATTGGTACCGGCGGAGTCACCCACGACCGGACTTGGATGCAAATTCTATCGGATGTAACGGGAAAAGAATTTACTATTAATGAGAATACCAATTATGGGACCATACTGGGCTGCACCATGCTTAGTGCGGTGGGCAGCGGAGTGTATGACTCATTGTTTGAGGCGGCGGCAAACATGGTTCATGAAAAAGAAACGATACAGCCTAATCTGGAAAATACAAAAAAATATGAAAAACCGTTTGAGGAATATCTGCATTTGTATCAAGCCTTAAAAACAGTATAA
- a CDS encoding aminotransferase class I/II-fold pyridoxal phosphate-dependent enzyme, giving the protein MKLINEILEYTKTHDLYPDIRVVDAVPYPNLVIDGKEYLCFCSNNYLGLSIHPAVKKAAMEGIQKYGIGTCESRFIAGNIRVLEELEQELAKFKGRDASLTFATGFLTNLGVIPAIMDNPDPFGIYDIPMPINDEDNLIISDFLNHQSIREGCRISRAQVKNYIHKDMNHLEKILKRYKDKRKLIITDGVFSMDGDIAPLADIIRLARTYDAMVMVDDAHGTGVLGKNGKGTAEYLGLEGQVDIEMGTLSKAIGAIGGFVAGSENLIKYLKLRSSSFIYTSAIPPEQACGILAALKLIQAEPFLRENLWRNVHRLKTGLASLGFNIVNSETQIIPIIIGSEQKCVDASRYLFENGILAPAIKYPVVKKNESRIRLTTIATHTEEQIDKALDIFSTMGKKFSIT; this is encoded by the coding sequence ATGAAACTAATAAATGAGATACTCGAATATACCAAAACACATGATCTTTATCCGGACATAAGGGTGGTGGATGCTGTCCCCTACCCTAATTTAGTAATCGATGGAAAGGAATATTTATGTTTTTGCTCAAATAATTATTTGGGACTTTCCATTCATCCGGCAGTAAAAAAGGCTGCCATGGAAGGGATTCAAAAATACGGGATTGGTACCTGTGAATCCCGTTTTATTGCCGGAAACATCAGAGTGCTGGAAGAATTGGAGCAGGAGCTGGCCAAATTTAAAGGGCGCGACGCGTCACTTACTTTCGCCACCGGGTTCTTAACCAATTTGGGGGTCATACCTGCCATTATGGATAATCCTGATCCGTTCGGAATCTATGATATCCCCATGCCCATCAACGACGAAGATAATCTGATCATCAGCGATTTTCTCAATCACCAAAGCATCCGCGAAGGGTGCCGAATCAGCCGCGCCCAGGTAAAAAACTATATTCACAAGGATATGAATCATCTGGAAAAAATTCTAAAACGCTATAAAGACAAACGTAAGCTCATTATAACTGACGGTGTCTTTAGTATGGACGGCGACATTGCGCCGCTTGCCGATATCATTAGGCTGGCGCGCACCTATGATGCCATGGTGATGGTGGATGATGCTCATGGAACAGGCGTACTGGGGAAAAACGGCAAAGGAACAGCCGAGTACTTGGGCTTGGAAGGGCAAGTCGATATTGAAATGGGCACCCTGAGCAAAGCTATCGGAGCAATCGGCGGTTTTGTCGCCGGTTCGGAGAATTTAATAAAATACCTGAAACTAAGATCCTCCTCTTTCATCTACACCTCCGCCATTCCGCCGGAGCAGGCTTGTGGAATTTTGGCCGCATTAAAGCTTATTCAGGCAGAGCCGTTCCTACGCGAGAACTTATGGCGTAATGTCCACCGGTTAAAAACCGGATTAGCTTCGCTGGGCTTCAATATAGTCAATTCGGAGACACAGATTATCCCGATTATTATCGGTTCCGAACAAAAATGCGTAGATGCATCCCGCTATCTCTTTGAAAACGGTATTCTGGCTCCTGCCATAAAATATCCGGTTGTAAAGAAAAATGAAAGCCGAATCAGACTGACAACCATAGCGACGCACACAGAAGAGCAAATTGATAAAGCCCTTGATATCTTTTCTACTATGGGCAAAAAATTCAGTATCACATAA
- a CDS encoding undecaprenyl-diphosphate phosphatase, with the protein MTIFQTIAFAIVQGITELFPISSVAHGVLTPYFFHWNLDPNFLKEHFLPFLVMLHLGTAVALLLFFGTEWIRIIASLFKADRESRKLLYLILVGCIPAGLIGITLEKPLRMMFSSVSSAAFFLIVNGFLLYWGEKMRGQGRKQISDLSYKEAAIVGLFQALALVPGFSRSGATMTAGFWAGLQHAEAARFSMLLATPIIIGAGIVEVPRLMHAGLGDLLQVSLVGGVASGIAAYISVWALMKWFHTNEISAMRPFAWYCWLVGILVLGSYFLF; encoded by the coding sequence TTGACTATATTTCAAACAATTGCTTTTGCAATTGTCCAGGGGATTACCGAGCTTTTTCCTATCAGTAGTGTTGCCCATGGGGTGTTGACACCGTACTTTTTTCACTGGAATTTGGATCCGAATTTTTTAAAAGAACATTTTCTGCCATTTCTAGTTATGCTTCATTTGGGAACTGCGGTTGCTTTGTTACTGTTCTTTGGTACAGAATGGATACGGATTATTGCTTCCCTGTTTAAAGCCGACCGAGAGAGTAGGAAGCTGCTATATCTAATTTTAGTGGGCTGTATTCCAGCCGGTTTGATTGGCATTACTCTGGAGAAACCGCTAAGGATGATGTTTAGCAGTGTGAGCAGTGCCGCCTTCTTTTTGATTGTCAATGGCTTTTTACTTTACTGGGGAGAAAAGATGCGTGGACAAGGCAGGAAACAGATAAGCGATCTTAGTTATAAAGAAGCTGCTATTGTCGGCCTGTTCCAGGCATTAGCACTGGTTCCCGGTTTTTCCCGCTCTGGTGCCACCATGACAGCCGGCTTTTGGGCAGGGCTGCAACATGCCGAGGCGGCGCGGTTTTCCATGCTGTTGGCAACTCCGATTATTATCGGTGCCGGTATTGTAGAAGTTCCCCGGCTTATGCACGCCGGTTTGGGTGATTTATTGCAAGTTTCCCTGGTAGGCGGTGTAGCTTCCGGAATTGCAGCGTATATAAGTGTTTGGGCCTTGATGAAATGGTTCCATACGAATGAGATTAGCGCGATGCGGCCCTTTGCCTGGTATTGCTGGCTAGTCGGTATACTTGTCTTAGGCAGTTACTTTCTTTTTTAA
- a CDS encoding galactitol-1-phosphate 5-dehydrogenase — MKAVQMFAVKDLRINEVEKPCPAPDEVLLKIYAVGVCGSDIPRINKKGPHVLPIIPGHEFAGQVVGLGEAVTGWSIGDKATVAPLIPCKQCVCCKGGLYSLCEDYKYYGSRNDGAFAEYLAVKSENMIKLDEKIPYDWGATVDPAANAIHAFIRGNITEKDSLTVFGMGGIGLFAIQYGKAIGIKTIIAVDINDQKLEAAKDCGADYIVNSRREDAVGRIRELTANEGTSAVVEMSGSPIAQAQAVLAASKMGRIVYLGISNSELTYPKEAVDRILRGQLSVIGSWNSFSSPFPGREWLEAASFMAQGKLNPDKIITHRLGLEEVPEVFRKIDQEPFYFNKIIFYPHGK, encoded by the coding sequence ATGAAGGCGGTTCAAATGTTTGCGGTTAAAGATTTAAGAATCAACGAAGTAGAAAAACCTTGTCCTGCACCGGATGAGGTGTTGCTTAAAATTTATGCGGTTGGTGTTTGCGGTTCAGACATACCCCGCATTAATAAGAAGGGGCCGCATGTACTGCCGATTATCCCCGGACATGAGTTTGCCGGACAGGTGGTGGGACTCGGTGAGGCAGTTACTGGCTGGAGCATAGGGGACAAGGCGACTGTTGCACCCTTGATTCCCTGCAAGCAATGCGTTTGCTGCAAGGGAGGGCTGTATTCCCTGTGCGAGGACTATAAGTATTATGGGTCGCGGAATGATGGAGCTTTTGCCGAATATTTGGCAGTTAAGTCTGAAAATATGATCAAGCTTGATGAGAAAATTCCCTATGACTGGGGAGCGACGGTTGATCCGGCAGCGAATGCTATTCATGCTTTTATACGGGGGAATATTACAGAAAAAGATAGCCTGACGGTATTTGGAATGGGTGGAATCGGTCTATTCGCAATTCAGTATGGCAAAGCGATTGGGATAAAAACAATAATCGCCGTGGATATCAATGATCAGAAGCTGGAAGCGGCAAAAGACTGTGGAGCCGATTATATAGTAAATTCCCGGCGGGAAGATGCAGTTGGCCGAATCAGGGAGTTGACCGCTAATGAGGGAACCTCTGCTGTTGTTGAAATGTCCGGCTCTCCGATTGCGCAGGCCCAGGCCGTTTTGGCCGCCAGTAAAATGGGCCGAATTGTGTATCTTGGTATTAGCAATTCGGAGCTTACGTATCCCAAAGAAGCTGTGGACAGGATTCTAAGAGGCCAGCTTTCGGTCATTGGCAGCTGGAACTCTTTTTCGAGTCCCTTTCCCGGGCGTGAGTGGCTGGAAGCAGCCAGTTTCATGGCTCAGGGGAAATTAAACCCGGATAAGATTATAACGCATCGCTTAGGCCTTGAAGAAGTTCCGGAAGTGTTTCGCAAAATAGATCAAGAACCATTCTACTTCAATAAAATTATCTTTTATCCTCATGGAAAATAA
- a CDS encoding DUF378 domain-containing protein, producing the protein MMDKTALILVIIGALNWLLVGLFQFDLVATIFGGQHSMLSRIVYSLVGLAGLWCIKLLFSSHESLPQPAMKPDDNEQNP; encoded by the coding sequence ATGATGGATAAAACTGCATTAATTTTAGTTATTATCGGCGCCCTCAATTGGCTGTTAGTCGGCTTGTTTCAATTCGACTTAGTCGCCACTATTTTCGGCGGTCAACATTCCATGCTTAGTCGAATTGTGTATTCATTAGTCGGTCTGGCAGGTCTTTGGTGCATTAAATTATTGTTTTCCAGTCATGAGTCCTTACCGCAACCGGCAATGAAGCCGGATGATAACGAGCAAAATCCGTAA